In a single window of the Candidatus Eisenbacteria bacterium genome:
- a CDS encoding PAS domain-containing protein, with protein sequence MEALVRILPLLLFIGAFLLFFFPWAIGRIARALHGREPRPDPSTFLLGTVNDVVRGIRESESDLRDLYSRAERRASFLDRYHQSILESMSTGVMACNRRGEITALNGAAAAILGLPAEAGRGKRLGELLGPKHPLHRIHFAVAAGEPASGRRELKIRRAGEEARWVELRVSALPGRSGQAVGVIFVVDDVTETKRLHAQVEMKERLAAMGEISAGITHEFRNALQALSGLAKLIARRAAGNERIEPLALEIRGETDRMARILNEMRTYLKPQEIRMEPIRADELVRTVLIPFLEQRGERPIRIRLDVPSDLLPIRGDRALLAQALRNIARNAWEAMSGGGELVVRGRALAPDLGPEAARGARVLLEVADTGPGIPEEIRDKIFHPFFTTRTEGTGLGLPFVQKVIAAHGGTVDVDSRLGEGTCFALCLPAVAPEREEAVTPVPDGSF encoded by the coding sequence GTGGAAGCGTTGGTTCGGATCCTGCCGCTGCTTCTCTTCATCGGGGCTTTTCTGCTTTTCTTCTTCCCCTGGGCGATCGGTCGGATCGCCCGGGCGCTTCACGGGCGCGAGCCGCGGCCGGACCCGTCCACGTTCCTGCTCGGCACGGTGAACGACGTGGTCCGGGGGATCCGGGAGAGCGAGAGCGATCTTCGGGATCTCTACTCCCGCGCGGAGCGCCGCGCGTCGTTCCTCGACCGCTATCACCAGAGCATTCTGGAGTCGATGAGCACAGGCGTGATGGCGTGCAACCGCCGCGGCGAGATCACGGCGCTGAACGGCGCGGCGGCGGCGATTCTGGGGCTTCCGGCCGAGGCGGGCCGCGGAAAGCGGCTCGGCGAGCTGCTCGGCCCCAAGCACCCCCTTCACCGGATCCACTTCGCCGTGGCGGCGGGCGAGCCCGCGAGCGGAAGGAGGGAGTTGAAGATCCGGCGCGCCGGCGAGGAGGCGCGCTGGGTGGAACTCCGCGTCTCCGCCCTGCCCGGGAGAAGCGGGCAGGCGGTGGGCGTCATCTTCGTCGTCGACGATGTTACGGAGACGAAGCGGCTCCACGCCCAGGTGGAGATGAAGGAGCGCCTCGCGGCGATGGGGGAGATCTCCGCCGGGATCACCCACGAGTTCCGCAACGCCCTCCAGGCCCTCTCGGGTCTCGCCAAACTGATCGCCCGTCGCGCCGCGGGGAACGAGCGCATCGAGCCGTTGGCGCTGGAGATCCGCGGCGAAACGGATCGGATGGCGCGGATCCTGAACGAGATGAGAACATACTTAAAACCACAAGAAATCCGGATGGAACCGATCCGGGCCGACGAACTGGTCCGCACGGTACTCATTCCTTTCCTCGAACAGCGCGGGGAGCGTCCGATCCGGATTCGCCTCGACGTCCCCTCCGATCTGCTGCCGATTCGCGGCGACCGGGCGCTCCTGGCCCAGGCGCTCCGGAACATCGCCCGGAACGCCTGGGAGGCGATGTCCGGTGGAGGCGAGCTGGTCGTGCGCGGCCGCGCCCTTGCGCCGGACCTCGGCCCCGAGGCGGCCCGCGGCGCCCGGGTCCTTTTGGAGGTGGCCGATACCGGCCCCGGCATCCCGGAGGAAATTCGGGACAAAATCTTTCATCCCTTCTTCACGACCCGGACCGAAGGGACCGGCCTCGGTCTCCCCTTCGTGCAGAAGGTGATCGCCGCCCACGGGGGAACGGTGGACGTGGATTCCCGTCTCGGCGAGGGGACCTGTTTCGCCCTCTGTCTCCCCGCGGTCGCGCCGGAGAGGGAGGAGGCGGTCACGCCCGTCCCGGACGGATCCTTCTGA
- a CDS encoding sigma-54-dependent Fis family transcriptional regulator, whose translation MADRKLLVVEDRPGTLHMLEETLADEGYRAVGVPTAELAMERLRDESFELVLTDLNLPGKDGLQVLAAARENDPLAPVIVMTAYGTVENAVRAMKDGAYDFVTKPVDTDRLLLLVKRALEKRTLEVRNRGLRAGVEAPVIVGAGPAIRDTLRLAEKVARSDAAVLLLGESGTGKELFARAIHGWSARAAHPMVAVNCAAMPRDLIEAELFGAEKGAYTGADRLRVGKFELADGGTLFFDEIGELRTDLQSKLLRVLEEHSVERLGGSRSIPVDVRLITATNRNLEEDVAEGRFREDLYYRLNVFPIRLPSLRERREDIPVLAEHFLAAYSRELRRDPVRLSPEATEAILAYDWPGNIRELRNVLERAVILAEGETITGALVRPAAAGAATTAGVVPLPRERFDFGPGAADLHAAVRNVTRRVEADIIGRVLRECGGNKSEAARRMKISYRSLWTKVKEYGLE comes from the coding sequence ATGGCGGACCGAAAGCTATTGGTCGTCGAAGACCGGCCGGGGACGCTCCATATGTTGGAGGAGACCCTCGCCGACGAAGGGTACCGCGCCGTCGGCGTCCCCACGGCCGAGCTGGCGATGGAACGCCTCCGTGATGAGAGCTTCGAGCTGGTCCTGACGGACCTGAACCTTCCCGGCAAGGACGGCCTGCAGGTGCTCGCCGCGGCGCGCGAGAACGATCCTCTGGCGCCGGTGATCGTCATGACCGCCTACGGCACGGTGGAAAACGCCGTACGGGCGATGAAGGACGGCGCCTACGATTTCGTCACCAAACCGGTCGACACCGACCGCCTGCTTCTTCTCGTGAAGCGCGCCCTGGAGAAGAGAACTCTCGAGGTGCGAAACCGGGGCCTTCGGGCCGGCGTCGAGGCGCCGGTGATCGTCGGCGCCGGACCGGCGATCCGGGACACGCTTCGCCTCGCCGAGAAGGTCGCCCGCAGCGACGCGGCGGTCCTTCTCCTCGGCGAGAGCGGCACCGGCAAGGAACTCTTCGCCCGCGCGATCCACGGATGGAGCGCACGGGCGGCCCATCCGATGGTGGCGGTCAACTGCGCCGCCATGCCCCGGGATCTGATCGAGGCGGAGCTGTTCGGCGCGGAAAAGGGCGCCTACACCGGCGCCGATCGCCTGCGGGTGGGAAAATTCGAACTCGCCGACGGCGGCACTCTCTTTTTCGACGAGATCGGGGAGCTGCGAACGGACCTGCAGTCCAAGCTCCTCCGCGTGCTGGAGGAACATTCGGTGGAGCGGCTCGGCGGTTCCCGGAGCATCCCCGTGGACGTTCGCCTGATCACCGCCACCAACAGGAATCTGGAAGAGGACGTGGCGGAGGGCCGTTTTCGCGAGGACCTCTACTATCGTCTCAACGTGTTTCCCATCCGTCTTCCCTCGCTCCGGGAGCGCCGCGAGGACATTCCCGTCCTGGCGGAGCATTTCCTCGCCGCCTACTCCCGCGAGCTGCGGCGCGATCCGGTCCGCCTCTCGCCGGAGGCGACCGAGGCGATCCTCGCCTATGACTGGCCGGGAAATATCCGGGAGCTGCGCAACGTTCTCGAGAGGGCGGTGATCCTCGCCGAGGGGGAGACGATCACGGGGGCGCTGGTCCGCCCGGCGGCGGCGGGCGCCGCCACGACCGCGGGCGTGGTTCCCCTCCCGCGGGAGCGTTTCGATTTCGGACCGGGCGCCGCCGACCTGCACGCGGCGGTCCGTAATGTCACTCGGCGGGTGGAGGCGGACATCATCGGCCGCGTGCTTCGCGAGTGCGGCGGCAACAAGAGCGAGGCGGCGCGGCGGATGAAGATCAGCTATCGCTCCCTCTGGACCAAGGTGAAGGAGTACGGGTTGGAATGA
- a CDS encoding VCBS repeat-containing protein: MKGNGHLPVLLMLLVAVVGGAPAEERLLHAPRVPAGAWRVPFFLHTGRPPAEAPVLTARAGGESLAVSFRPLGEGAWSLFLEHPLFFLVPEETLLVRVLIDGEDPFGLRSIPIVVRDDRWNVLSADEEGYLVLWEPDGGGGMTAIDSIDIGDRADAIALLRGGPGEGARAVVFNENGDLVLRGGATGFRELQRVPFGGRASCVGSGGDPGSCLIGLLDGRIVRVGGRGRGEVEVIASVRGIPVSVAVGFVDGDDVPDLMATVLEMERSTLVWWPGRRGAGFDRDRERTIPLPGSGRMVLFVPLPGEERPVPLILLHGGAAAISGVFRIEVPQEEPLGERLEPIDLPGLPERNVHRLLAGDWNGDGLTDLAVLAGGGQSSLEVFLLDPGGEKGRLVERLPVDGPEVDLLVGDWDGNGVDDLMAVEGRFRIWLADGSGKMYELPHPPSGRPARADLLSGP; encoded by the coding sequence ATGAAGGGGAATGGACACCTGCCGGTCCTGCTGATGCTGCTCGTCGCGGTGGTGGGGGGCGCGCCGGCCGAGGAGCGCCTTCTTCACGCCCCGCGGGTTCCCGCCGGCGCCTGGCGCGTCCCCTTCTTCCTGCACACCGGCCGCCCCCCCGCCGAGGCGCCCGTCCTCACCGCCCGCGCGGGTGGGGAGAGCCTCGCCGTCTCCTTCCGTCCGCTCGGCGAAGGGGCCTGGTCGCTCTTCTTGGAGCACCCCCTTTTCTTTCTCGTCCCGGAGGAGACCCTTCTGGTGCGGGTCCTCATCGACGGGGAGGATCCTTTCGGACTGCGCTCGATTCCCATCGTGGTTCGGGATGACCGTTGGAACGTCCTGAGCGCCGACGAGGAGGGCTATCTCGTTCTCTGGGAGCCCGACGGCGGAGGCGGGATGACCGCCATCGATTCCATCGACATCGGGGACCGGGCGGACGCGATCGCTCTCCTGCGCGGAGGGCCGGGCGAAGGAGCGCGCGCGGTCGTCTTCAACGAGAACGGGGATCTCGTTCTCCGTGGCGGCGCCACAGGATTCCGGGAGCTGCAACGCGTTCCTTTCGGCGGCCGCGCCTCCTGCGTTGGATCCGGGGGCGATCCCGGATCCTGCTTGATCGGGTTGCTGGACGGACGGATCGTCCGGGTCGGCGGGCGCGGGAGGGGAGAGGTCGAGGTGATCGCCTCGGTCCGCGGCATACCGGTGTCGGTGGCGGTCGGTTTCGTCGATGGGGACGACGTGCCGGACTTGATGGCGACGGTTTTGGAGATGGAACGCTCCACGCTGGTTTGGTGGCCCGGCCGCCGAGGAGCGGGCTTCGACCGTGACCGGGAGAGAACGATCCCCCTTCCCGGGTCCGGCAGGATGGTCCTCTTCGTTCCTCTCCCGGGAGAGGAACGCCCCGTCCCCTTGATCCTTCTCCACGGAGGAGCGGCGGCGATCAGCGGCGTCTTCCGGATCGAAGTGCCGCAGGAGGAACCCCTCGGCGAGCGTCTCGAGCCGATCGATCTCCCCGGTCTGCCGGAGAGGAACGTCCACCGTCTTCTCGCCGGCGACTGGAATGGGGACGGGCTCACCGACCTGGCGGTCCTCGCCGGCGGGGGACAATCCTCTTTGGAGGTTTTCCTTCTCGATCCGGGAGGGGAGAAGGGGCGGCTGGTCGAACGGCTCCCCGTCGACGGGCCGGAGGTGGATCTTCTGGTGGGAGACTGGGACGGCAACGGAGTGGATGATCTCATGGCCGTGGAGGGACGGTTCCGGATCTGGCTCGCAGACGGATCGGGGAAGATGTACGAACTCCCCCATCCGCCGTCGGGCCGGCCCGCCCGCGCCGATCTCCTCTCCGGCCCCTAA
- a CDS encoding prepilin-type N-terminal cleavage/methylation domain-containing protein yields the protein MDARQNKEKGFSLVELVFAVGILALAFLAMGRLFVTSIEHSRQGRHDMIALNSANEILERMRSIDFDDVPDKFDGLDTADSASVPNEVRVWFRHMRENLGPTARCEINVFDENEKAQLTNGLIEVEILTSWTERGRERTMRTGTYLVRMGS from the coding sequence ATGGACGCGCGACAGAACAAGGAAAAGGGCTTTTCCCTGGTGGAGTTGGTATTCGCCGTCGGGATTCTCGCTCTCGCGTTTCTGGCCATGGGGAGGCTGTTCGTGACCAGCATCGAGCACTCCCGCCAGGGGCGGCACGACATGATCGCCCTGAACAGCGCCAACGAGATTCTCGAGCGGATGCGCTCCATCGATTTCGACGATGTGCCCGACAAGTTCGACGGCCTCGACACGGCGGACAGCGCCAGCGTGCCGAATGAGGTGCGCGTCTGGTTCCGTCATATGCGTGAGAATCTTGGGCCGACCGCCCGCTGCGAAATCAACGTATTCGACGAAAACGAGAAGGCGCAGCTGACCAACGGGCTGATCGAGGTGGAGATCCTCACAAGCTGGACCGAAAGGGGCCGGGAAAGAACGATGCGGACCGGCACCTATCTGGTCCGCATGGGGAGCTGA
- a CDS encoding GspH/FimT family pseudopilin produces the protein MRGNRKRVRGFTLTELMVVLSVIGIVAVATAPTVIRAWKRPALEREANDLASTMRLCRQKAVWRRIPYRLTIDPARRCYWTERQDTTGTWVLDPVDSVRVDGTVQFSVRAGGSGSNNDILFLGRGSVDRNDAPATVEFWDAREETLSVQLIRTGRVRMSRRG, from the coding sequence ATGAGGGGGAATCGAAAACGAGTGCGCGGATTCACGCTGACCGAGCTGATGGTGGTTCTCTCCGTCATCGGGATCGTCGCCGTGGCGACCGCCCCCACGGTGATCCGTGCGTGGAAGCGGCCCGCTCTGGAGCGGGAGGCGAACGATCTCGCCTCCACCATGCGCCTTTGCCGCCAGAAGGCGGTTTGGCGGCGGATTCCCTACCGCCTCACCATCGATCCCGCGCGGCGCTGTTATTGGACCGAGCGGCAGGATACGACCGGCACCTGGGTGCTCGACCCGGTCGACTCGGTCCGTGTGGACGGAACCGTGCAGTTCTCCGTTCGCGCCGGCGGGAGCGGCTCGAACAACGACATCCTTTTCCTGGGTAGGGGAAGCGTGGACAGGAACGATGCGCCCGCGACCGTGGAATTCTGGGACGCCCGGGAGGAGACCCTCTCGGTGCAGCTGATTCGGACCGGTCGCGTCCGAATGTCGAGAAGGGGCTGA
- a CDS encoding prepilin-type N-terminal cleavage/methylation domain-containing protein, with translation MKGKAGFTLVEVTVALVILAAVSALSYQMLIRAQSAFQSQRDLVETQQNARMAMESITGDLRQISYGKDPTQPSVVFASLDSIVFVADLFDSVPGAEMVAIYLTSTPDSGTLNPSDRIVFRTVWDTAGAEVITGPIAYGVADSGLTFTYFDREGDHMSFPIVQPEHVSEVEVAITAQTAHAVAAGNYLDVTSTTTVFPRNLPFTPPMPRPESPGCGNLSSPNCESLTLTWTRPTTNTDGSELLFNDISHYSVYYGTRTDSMKLDTRLARNLDTWTVKNLTGGLSYYVDVTVTSLAGVESYPCRRNGTVGSSAPPKSPANFQVGGGIGAISLNWSPVTEDTLDAQITAEVSYRVYREETAGFTPSISNLVVAELIDTSYTDFLSDSCAHFFYLVTAEACGMEGGRSSEQAISLPAAASCPPTVLAYEGSNPGEVGVIWSPPTTRTDATSLSSGDISGYRLFWGLATGYYTDSMDVGTTPLDQIISGLQDCSTYYVNLAAIDACGTRGVVCPGRESAARTSAPCNEYVPEPVASLALTAGDQRMDLAWPANLTDCDLAGYNVYYGSSPGLYDGTGATQGPSPVFVDASVAHQDTVHAVYTLSGLDACTEYSIMVQCVDVCDPPHLSEGNATATDMTYCGTCDIVKACVTEIAEGSGQRRIRYQIANDGEVDLDVDQMDLVWGSAAGLTEILVGGSSVWKEDGSAGEDPTGTQGSPAEIDIDDFTLGEDEDFGHPRELTLVFNGSMTGDVVDVTYHTQEGTCTNTLSPCGILLDDDFTQANGSPIGWTPRTGTTWRVTSNVLQTTSSSRITPDAIGFSMSDYTVTARMRVESGSSTRRVGVYVRYRDTGTYYLLRYYPGYDLLEFRKKVNFGGLDLLGYTYDFDLDNGVWYTLTVAAYGNSFRCWVDGVPIEWEGIGPTIHDGSIATGNVCLYAWDIYTAYFDDVVVEPTCGCGGMVP, from the coding sequence ATGAAAGGCAAGGCAGGATTCACGCTGGTCGAGGTCACCGTGGCTCTCGTCATTCTCGCGGCGGTCTCGGCGCTCTCTTACCAGATGTTGATCCGCGCGCAGAGCGCCTTCCAGTCTCAACGGGACCTCGTGGAGACGCAGCAGAACGCCCGCATGGCGATGGAGTCGATCACCGGCGATCTCCGGCAGATCAGTTACGGCAAGGATCCGACCCAGCCCTCGGTGGTGTTCGCCAGCCTCGATTCGATCGTGTTCGTCGCCGATCTCTTCGATTCCGTCCCCGGCGCCGAGATGGTGGCGATCTATCTGACGTCCACCCCCGACTCGGGTACGTTGAATCCGTCGGACCGGATCGTCTTTCGCACCGTCTGGGACACCGCCGGCGCGGAGGTGATCACCGGGCCGATCGCCTACGGCGTGGCGGACAGCGGTCTCACCTTCACCTACTTCGATCGGGAGGGAGACCACATGTCCTTCCCCATCGTGCAGCCGGAGCATGTCAGCGAGGTGGAAGTGGCGATCACCGCGCAAACCGCCCACGCCGTCGCCGCCGGGAACTATCTGGACGTGACATCGACGACCACCGTGTTCCCCCGGAACCTCCCCTTCACGCCGCCCATGCCCCGGCCGGAGTCGCCCGGATGCGGGAACTTGTCGAGCCCGAACTGCGAGTCCCTCACGCTCACCTGGACGCGGCCGACGACGAACACCGACGGGAGCGAGCTGTTGTTCAACGACATCTCCCACTACTCGGTCTACTACGGGACGCGGACGGATTCGATGAAGCTGGACACGCGGCTCGCCCGAAATCTGGATACTTGGACGGTGAAGAATCTGACCGGCGGGCTCTCTTACTACGTGGACGTGACCGTCACCAGTCTCGCGGGCGTGGAGAGTTACCCCTGCCGGCGGAACGGTACGGTGGGCTCCTCGGCGCCCCCCAAGTCGCCGGCGAATTTCCAGGTCGGCGGCGGGATCGGCGCCATCTCCCTCAACTGGTCGCCGGTGACGGAGGATACGCTGGACGCCCAGATCACGGCCGAAGTGAGTTACCGGGTCTACCGGGAGGAAACCGCCGGCTTCACCCCATCCATATCGAACCTGGTCGTCGCCGAACTGATCGATACCTCCTACACCGATTTCCTGAGCGATTCCTGCGCGCACTTCTTCTATCTGGTCACCGCCGAGGCGTGCGGCATGGAGGGGGGACGCTCGAGTGAACAGGCGATCAGCCTTCCCGCGGCCGCATCCTGTCCGCCCACCGTACTCGCCTACGAGGGATCGAACCCGGGCGAAGTGGGCGTCATCTGGAGCCCGCCGACCACGCGCACAGACGCCACTTCGCTTTCGTCGGGGGACATCAGCGGCTACCGTCTCTTTTGGGGGCTCGCCACCGGCTACTACACCGATTCCATGGACGTGGGGACTACGCCGCTGGACCAGATCATCTCCGGCCTGCAGGACTGTTCCACCTACTACGTCAATCTGGCCGCCATCGACGCCTGCGGCACCCGGGGTGTCGTCTGTCCCGGACGGGAGAGCGCGGCGCGGACCTCCGCCCCCTGCAACGAATATGTCCCCGAGCCGGTGGCGTCTCTCGCCTTGACCGCGGGGGACCAGAGGATGGATCTGGCCTGGCCCGCGAACCTGACCGACTGCGACCTGGCCGGATACAACGTCTACTACGGGAGCTCTCCCGGTTTGTACGATGGGACCGGGGCGACGCAGGGGCCGTCACCGGTCTTCGTGGACGCCTCGGTGGCCCACCAGGATACGGTGCACGCCGTCTATACGTTGAGCGGTCTGGACGCCTGCACGGAGTACTCGATCATGGTGCAGTGCGTGGACGTCTGCGATCCGCCGCACCTGAGCGAGGGGAACGCGACGGCCACGGACATGACCTACTGCGGCACCTGCGACATCGTCAAGGCCTGCGTCACCGAGATCGCCGAGGGGAGCGGACAACGGCGCATCCGTTATCAGATCGCCAACGACGGCGAAGTGGATCTGGACGTGGATCAAATGGATCTGGTCTGGGGCAGCGCGGCCGGCCTGACGGAAATCCTGGTGGGCGGCTCGTCGGTTTGGAAGGAGGACGGATCCGCAGGCGAGGATCCGACCGGGACGCAAGGATCGCCCGCCGAGATCGACATCGACGATTTCACTCTCGGTGAGGACGAGGATTTCGGGCATCCTCGGGAACTGACCCTCGTTTTTAACGGTTCCATGACCGGTGACGTGGTGGACGTGACCTATCACACCCAGGAGGGGACCTGCACCAACACCCTCTCCCCCTGCGGGATCCTGCTCGATGATGACTTCACGCAGGCCAACGGTTCGCCCATCGGTTGGACCCCCCGGACCGGCACGACCTGGCGCGTGACGAGCAACGTCCTGCAGACGACCAGCAGCAGCCGGATCACGCCCGACGCGATCGGCTTCTCCATGAGCGACTACACCGTCACCGCGCGCATGCGTGTCGAGAGCGGCAGCAGCACCCGCCGGGTCGGCGTCTACGTCCGCTACCGGGATACCGGAACCTATTATCTCCTGAGGTATTACCCGGGTTACGATCTCCTCGAGTTCCGGAAGAAGGTGAACTTCGGCGGGCTCGATCTTCTCGGCTATACCTACGACTTCGACTTGGACAACGGCGTCTGGTACACGCTGACCGTCGCCGCCTACGGGAACTCCTTCCGCTGCTGGGTCGACGGCGTGCCGATCGAGTGGGAGGGGATCGGCCCCACGATCCACGACGGGTCCATCGCGACCGGCAATGTCTGTCTGTACGCCTGGGACATCTATACCGCCTACTTCGACGACGTGGTCGTCGAGCCCACCTGCGGATGCGGGGGCATGGTCCCCTAA